One genomic region from Populus nigra chromosome 8, ddPopNigr1.1, whole genome shotgun sequence encodes:
- the LOC133700555 gene encoding auxin-binding protein ABP19a-like encodes MKMLHFAVLFALLFSSSSHAADFCVAKLKGAGSPAGYACRMPSMVTVDDFVFTGLGVAGNTTNIISAAVTPAFVQQFPGVNGLGLSMARLDLAPAGVIPMHTHPGASEILFVVQGKITAGFISSSANTVYVKTLKKGDVMVFPRGLLHFQINAAGIHAIAVVSFSDPDPGLQITDFAFFANDLSSELLEKSTFLDDAQVKKLKKVLGGTG; translated from the coding sequence ATGAAAATGCTTCACTTTGCCGTTCTCTTTGCTCTCCTGTTTTCTTCCTCCTCTCATGCAGCTGATTTCTGTGTTGCAAAACTAAAGGGTGCAGGAAGCCCTGCGGGGTACGCCTGCAGAATGCCCTCAATGGTCACAGTCGATGATTTTGTGTTTACTGGCCTTGGCGTTGCTGGTAACACTACCAATATCATCAGTGCTGCTGTCACCCCAGCTTTTGTACAGCAATTTCCTGGTGTAAATGGGCTCGGTCTATCCATGGCTCGACTAGACCTAGCACCAGCTGGTGTTATCCCGATGCACACTCACCCGGGTGCATCCGAAATCTTATTCGTGGTGCAAGGTAAGATCACTGCTGGATTCATTTCCAGCTCGGCCAACACTGTTTACGTGAAGACTCTTAAGAAGGGTGATGTTATGGTGTTTCCACGAGGGTTGCTTCACTTTCAAATCAATGCTGCTGGGATACATGCAATCGCTGTTGTTAGCTTTAGTGACCCCGATCCTGGCCTCCAGATCACTGATTTTGCGTTCTTTGCCAACGACTTATCCTCAGAACTGCTGGAGAAATCAACTTTTCTTGATGATGCTCAAGTTAAAAAGCTCAAGAAAGTTCTTGGTGGAACTGGCTAG